From the genome of Desulfovibrio sp.:
CACATGCTGGATGGATTCCTCCGAAGCCTTCAACATCTGGTATGCCAAGAAGAAGGGCTGGGACAAGGAAGAAGGGCTTGATATCGAGATGATTTCCTTCGGCAGCGGCCCGGCCCAGATGGAAGCCCTTCCCGCCAAACAGTGGGTTCTGGGCGGCACTGGCGTTGGCGGTACGCTCATCGGCGGCATGCGCTACAACATCTACCTGGTCGGCGGCGCCAATGCCGAAGACGACGTGAACGCTTTCTACGTCCGCAAGGACAGCCCGATCCTTAAGAAGAAGGGCTACAACCCCGAATACCCCGATGTTTATGGTACGCCTGAGACGGTCAAGGGAAGCACCATTCTGCTGACCTCCCAGACCACCGTGCACTACATCATCGGCAAGTGGCTCGAGATCCTTGGCCTCAAGGAGAGCGACGTCAAGATCACCAACATGGAAATGCCTTCCATCGTGGCCGCCTTTGAAAAGGGCATCGGCGACGTGGCTTCCGTGTGGGCGCCCGTCACCTTCCAGGCCGAATCCCGTGGCTGGGTGAAGGCCGGTTCCACCGGTACCACCAAAGCCTACACCGCCACCGTCCTGGTCGGCGACAAGGAGTGGTGCGACAAGAACCCCGAAACCGCCGCCAAGTTCCTGCGCGTGTACTACCGCGTCTCCCAGCTCCTGAAGGCCCAGGGTTCCTCCCCTGAGATGGTCAAGTCCTATCAGGACTTCATGAACGACTTCTGCGGCACCAAGATGAGCGCCGATGATGCCAAGAAGGACCTGGACGTGCATCCTCGCTGGACCCTGGCCGAAGCGACCAAGTTGAACGACGCCGCCAAGGGCGAGGCTGAGATGACCCGCTGGCAGAACCAAGCCGCCGAGTTCTTCACCCGCATGGGGCGCTTCTCTCCTGCCGAGCTTGAGAAGTTCAAGAAGGCCGGGATCGTCACCGACAAGTTCCTGAAGATCGCAGGGCAGCAGCCCCTCCCGCAATAACTGCGCGGAGTGTGTCTATATGGTGTGTTGTAACCATCTAACGGCATTTGAGGAGGAGGAATTATGAGGTTAATTGGCCATCTGGTCTTGGCCGCAGCAATGTTTCTCGGCTGCCTGGCATCAGCCGAAGCTGCGACTGAAGTCAAAATGACCGGCGACGTTCGCGTCCATGCGAACTTCTGGTCAAAGATGCAGTACACTGGCTGGAACTACAACGGTTCACAAACCGCTGACGCGATGACCATTTACGAGCGTTTTCGCGTCCGCACGGACTTCATCGCCAACGAAAGCCTGAAGTTCCGCCTTGGTATCAAGATCGGCGATGTGCCCTGGGGTTCCGGTACCTTCACCGTGGACAACCCGGCCGTATCCATTCAGGTGTACCAGGCCTTCATGCAGTTCAAATGGCCTGGCTCTGATGTCGAATTCACCGTGGGCATGCAGGACATGGACCTGCCCCTGTCGGCCGATTGGCTTGATGCGAACCCCGTGCTCGGCGGCTGCCGCGCTGCGGCGGCCATCGTGAAAGTCCCGGTGGTTGACCAGTTCAAGATCATCGCCGGATTCACCCGGTTGGTCGATTCCAACAAGGATTTCGATCCCACCACCACCCAGAAGTCCGACGAATTCGACGGCTACTTCATGGCGCTGCCCATCACCCTTGAAGGCTTCAAGGCCACCCCGTGGGGCATGATCTCCGTGGCTGGCCGCGACACCGCCTACAACAAAGTGTGGGTTGGCAACGGCGGCTACTCCAACGAGACCCTGGCCAACAACCTGTTGGCGGCCGGCTCGATGGGTACGTCCACCTCGTTCAAGAACAATCAGAACGTCTACTGGTGGGTCGGCTCGACCTTCGCGGTGACCGCGCTTGATCCCTTCAAGTTCTACGCGGACATCATGTACGGTTCCGGCAACGACAACGACCGCTCGCGCAACAAGCGCGCCGGTCTCTTCTTCGATGTGGCGGCCGAGTACACCGGGTTTGACATGGTCACTCCCCAGCTGACCTTCTGGTACTCCACTGGTGAGGACAGCTCCATCTCCAACGGCTCTGAGCGCATGCCCGTGGTCGTCAACTACTGGAGCCCGAGCAACTCGTTCCTGTTCGACGGCGACCAGGCTTTCGCCAACGGATTCACCAACATCAACGCTGTCGGCTCCTGGGGTTTTGTCGCCGCTTTGGACAAGATCTCCTTCGTGCAGGACCTCACCCACCGTTTGACCTTCAGCTACGCCCGCGGCACCAACAGCCCCGCTGGCCTGCGCAAGGCCAACGCCCTGCAGGGAACCGGCAACTACGTGCAGATCGGACGTGACCTGACTGACAAAGAGTCCGTGTTGGCCGTCAACCTGGACACCAAGTACAACATCTACCAGAACTTGGCAGCCATCGTGGAGACCGGTTGGTCCCACGGCGATTTCCAGACCTCCGTCTGGGGTCATCGCATGGCGAATGCCACCCGTGGCGGCGACGTCTGGAAGGTGGCCTTCGGTCTGCAGTATAAGTTCTAGTTCCGCTGTCTGATCCTGAGTATAGTGTGGTGGGCCGGAGCATGTGCTCCGGCCCTTTTTCAATGTGTGCTCCTCTCTTTTGTTAAGGATGCAATGTCGAACGTCCTCGCGCTTTGTTTTGGGTCTCGAGCGAGGGTGTATCACAGACACTGCCCCGTTTGCCTCGATGGCATCGACTATGGTTTGCGGATGATATTCTTCATCTGCAATGATAAAATCGGCACTCTGACCATCCATCGGTGGCATTGCTTGAATGGAGTCTGACTAGTGACCGCCAGTAAGTATAAAACGAGTCGGACAACCTAATGAATCTGAAGTAGCATGGACCCTGGTTGAGGACCCACCTCGTGGCTCACCAAACTTCTGCCACTGCAGTCCCCATTGCTCCCTCTTCGAGTTTATGCCATCGAACAATAGGGCTAAAGAACACGTTGTGCACTACGCAGTAGCGGGCCTCGTCCCCTCCTAGCTCTCCCCAAAGGTGGAGCTCGACGGTCTCGCATTGATGCCATGTAGAGCAAGCCTATCGATCTGGTGGGAAGTCTTAAGAAGGGTTAAGTGTTTGTGGTTCTTGAGAATCTAGGTGCGCCACAGTTGGAACAGCGTAATTCTAGGAAGTTCTTTCTGGACCTTCTGGACCATTGCGGACCATCAATTTCAATGGTCCAATATTGTATTTATCTTATATTATTTACTTTTAATTATACTTTTACCCTATAGGACCATTAATGGAGATAAAGGTCCTAAAAAATGAGCACACCTTTATTATGGGCGTTTAGGTCGTTTCATGGTCCAATGGGGTGAATGGTCCGCACCCTTTAGGATCCAGAATTCTCCCCTCTGAGCTCCACATCCGTGTTGAGCGGCAATAATAAGTATTTGTAGTTACTCATATTCTTTGTTCTCTGGGCGCTATTCGATGCATGGATTAAAGAGTGCCTGTGATGGGATTGACTTCACGTTTTTGTTATCGTTCTTAAGCCACTATTCGGATTAGACATCCTATATGGACGTTGCGCCGGCCGTTTTATGCACAGACGCTTCTGCGCGGTCGATTATGAACTCCTCGATATAATACTTGTAGCTTTGGTACTTGTCCATGGTTTCGGTGATGACCTTGGTCGGAGCGGAATTCAATTTTTACCCTCACACCATTTAGACTCACTACTATTCCTGATTCATCTGCCGTGAACAGATTCGATATCTAAAAATGCCTCAAACCCATGAGGCGCGTCGGAGCTCTTCCATTTTTCCATGAGATATTTTCCACGAAAATCCGCGACCGCCCGAGGTGTATGTGAACCCTGTTTAATAGGGCTCCGGAAGGACCCGCGTTTATTCGGGAAGCAGCAAGCTCAAATCGCGACTGTTCGTGACCATTGGTTGGTTTATCCAAAGGGAAGGGGGGTAGGGGGCGGAAGGCAGGTGACCCCAAGGCTGAGCGGATGCGGCCGCAGCTATCGTCTGTTCATAAGGTCCAG
Proteins encoded in this window:
- a CDS encoding ABC transporter substrate-binding protein: MKKMLVFAMAFMFVLSLAAGAMAQKPLVKVPTCWMDSSEAFNIWYAKKKGWDKEEGLDIEMISFGSGPAQMEALPAKQWVLGGTGVGGTLIGGMRYNIYLVGGANAEDDVNAFYVRKDSPILKKKGYNPEYPDVYGTPETVKGSTILLTSQTTVHYIIGKWLEILGLKESDVKITNMEMPSIVAAFEKGIGDVASVWAPVTFQAESRGWVKAGSTGTTKAYTATVLVGDKEWCDKNPETAAKFLRVYYRVSQLLKAQGSSPEMVKSYQDFMNDFCGTKMSADDAKKDLDVHPRWTLAEATKLNDAAKGEAEMTRWQNQAAEFFTRMGRFSPAELEKFKKAGIVTDKFLKIAGQQPLPQ
- a CDS encoding outer membrane homotrimeric porin encodes the protein MRLIGHLVLAAAMFLGCLASAEAATEVKMTGDVRVHANFWSKMQYTGWNYNGSQTADAMTIYERFRVRTDFIANESLKFRLGIKIGDVPWGSGTFTVDNPAVSIQVYQAFMQFKWPGSDVEFTVGMQDMDLPLSADWLDANPVLGGCRAAAAIVKVPVVDQFKIIAGFTRLVDSNKDFDPTTTQKSDEFDGYFMALPITLEGFKATPWGMISVAGRDTAYNKVWVGNGGYSNETLANNLLAAGSMGTSTSFKNNQNVYWWVGSTFAVTALDPFKFYADIMYGSGNDNDRSRNKRAGLFFDVAAEYTGFDMVTPQLTFWYSTGEDSSISNGSERMPVVVNYWSPSNSFLFDGDQAFANGFTNINAVGSWGFVAALDKISFVQDLTHRLTFSYARGTNSPAGLRKANALQGTGNYVQIGRDLTDKESVLAVNLDTKYNIYQNLAAIVETGWSHGDFQTSVWGHRMANATRGGDVWKVAFGLQYKF